TAACCTCAAAAGCAATGATATTCACCACTTATTCAGCCATCTAGTGCCTCAGAAAGTGATATACATACCATCGACTCGGAGGAAAAATTCCATATGTCAATCCGTTTAACCCTTCTCGGAACCGGCACACCAACACCACTTCTTCATCGTGCAGGTTCTAGTTATCTGGTCACCCTAGGAGAGGAGCTACTTCTCTTTGATTGTGGTCCCGGTTGTGTGCGGCGGCTACTGGAGAAAGGTGTATCACCAACCCGTATCACGCACCTATTCTTAACCCATCTTCATTACGACCACTGTGTCGATTATGGCTATCTGGTCTTGTCGCGCTGGGATCAGGGTGTCGGCAAAATTCCAGAGCTAAGTGTGTATGGCCCTCCACACACTGAACGGATGACCCGACTGCTCTTCGGTGAAACCGGTGTATTCGGACCGGATCTGGCAGGAAGAACCGAGCATCCCGGCAGCCATTTCATCTATGAAAAACGGGGCGGCGTATTGCCACGCGAGCGACCGAACCCAATAGTGACTGAGGTCACTGATGGGGCCGTAGTGGAATGTACGGATTGGCGCATAAAAGTCGCAGAAGTCGTCCACTGCCAACCCCAACTCACCTGTCTCGCCTACCGCTTGGAGGCACACGGCCATTCCATCGTCTTTGGCGGTGATACGGGGCCAACAGCAAAACTCACCGAACTTGCAGCGGGCGCCGATGTACTAGTGCACATGTGTCACTT
Above is a genomic segment from Candidatus Poribacteria bacterium containing:
- a CDS encoding MBL fold metallo-hydrolase; the protein is MSIRLTLLGTGTPTPLLHRAGSSYLVTLGEELLLFDCGPGCVRRLLEKGVSPTRITHLFLTHLHYDHCVDYGYLVLSRWDQGVGKIPELSVYGPPHTERMTRLLFGETGVFGPDLAGRTEHPGSHFIYEKRGGVLPRERPNPIVTEVTDGAVVECTDWRIKVAEVVHCQPQLTCLAYRLEAHGHSIVFGGDTGPTAKLTELAAGADVLVHMCHFINGVVTDPRLTGCCSGHLDAARTARDAQVGTLVLVHLTEQVARPGIRERLLYEAGQIFDGHIVFGEDLLDIPLDGIKAELIQ